One Cicer arietinum cultivar CDC Frontier isolate Library 1 chromosome 8, Cicar.CDCFrontier_v2.0, whole genome shotgun sequence DNA segment encodes these proteins:
- the LOC101504986 gene encoding transcription initiation factor TFIID subunit 1 isoform X5, translating into MQFLIVYCGEKAEDAVDYEDIDEEYDGPETETANEEDYLLPKKDFFAAEASLEVLACKTSVFDDENYDEESENEEDFVNNDAKVNNISLAVEQEESFVDASKGESAFEDDLQVGSPQTEELDIDGQKPEGGPDVLKRSMATPLPVLYVEDGKAVLRFSEIFGIQEPHRKGEKKERRNSIPRDRFKSLDLSDDIVEEDEEEFLKSFSQSLTLTKQVSVVHTDVSENNNVDLEFPKFGFLHADASLTAKDDRQPKDSCLSGEPMKEDFAEDFSWKDHPLMLANFYPLDQRDWENEILWGNSPVTSDNNVESCEISGPEMRASGGGDLEIESGIQNFQSVPQKILEEKDRNVFTCCSPVSLDPFDSRDSNGAKTNSISQSLFHPQLLRLEVDGSHLADGRGADISEMHNQSGQVKRLTKVMSQNRDLMDDSWIDKIMWGEHDQPKMKSKLIFDLQDNQMHFEVLDSKDGTHLRLHAGAMILTRSLKSISVDSSELSGQGGQYGWRYVANDKHYSNRKTSQQLKSNSKKRSAHGVKIFHSQPALKLQTMKLKLSNKDIANFHRPKAIWYPHDNEVAVKEQGKLPTHGSMKIIMKSLGGKGCKLHVDAEETLSSVKVKASKKLDFKASETVKIFYLGRELEDQNSLVAQNVQPNSLLHLVRTKIQLWPRAQRVPGENKSLRPPGAFKKKSDMSVKDGHVFLMEYCEERPLLLSNVGMGARLCTYYQKSSPDDQSGSLLRNTNSSVGHVISLDPADKSPFLGDLKPGCSQSSLETNMYRAPIFTHKVPSTDYLLVRSSKGKLSLRRIDKINVVGQQEPLMEVFSPGSKNLQTFLMNRILVHMCREFQAAEKRHLSPYIRIDDFLSQFPYLSEASFRKRIKEYANLQRGANGQSIFVKKRNFRMWSEDELRKMVTPELVCGYESMQAGLYRLKHLGITETHPNNISSAMSRLPDEAIALAAASHIERELQITPWNLSSNFVSCTSQGKENIERMEITGVGDPSGRGLGFSYARAPPKAPVSSAMVKKKAAAGRGGSTVTGTDADLRRLSMEAAREVLLKFNVPEEVIAKQTRWHRIAMIRKLSSEQAASGVKVDPTTIGKYARGQRMSFLQLQQQTREKCQEIWDRQVQSLSALNGDDNESDSEGNSDLDSFAGDLENLLDAEEFEEGEEATNDLKRDKGDGVKGLKMRRRTTLAQATEEMEDEVAEAAELCRLLMDDDEADKKKKKKARVMVDARRLIPKLQSKFIFDNTEPVKQITNVLQLDGTNHFKEDATTDHREEENFSAKKSKSVKVNKAKKNEISPISLPNKKIKLNMGEGRKNQVFKEKKPSRETFVCGACGQLGHMRTNKNCPKYGEDLEAQLESTDMEKSIGKSSFVDPSSQSQHKLTSKKPISKITTKVAPVDNSTKIPLKFKCSSTEKSSDRPAIETLQSADKPVTSDSETAKSAKINKIIIPNKGKSDDTQAESLKHAIVIRPPTDSGRGQVDSHKFPIKIRPPAEIDREQSHKKIIIKRTKDVADLELDSPGGNTGLEHRKTKRIVELANFEKHRKQEMMYSSESLVKWNAKEDRRWWEEQEKRRNEVRLREDKARRYHKEEMRILKEQERVDELKRYEEDIRREREEEERQKAKKKKKKKKPDLRDEYLDDPRERRYGKRMLERERSAKRRSIESGKISGDFMPPTKRRRGGGGEVGLANILESIVDAIVKDRHDLSFLFVKPVSKKEAPDYLDIIERPMDLSRIRERVRNMEYKSREDFRHDVWQITYNAHKYNDGRNPGIPPLADMLLEYCDYLLNENDDSLTAAEAGIEMKDF; encoded by the exons ATGCAGTTTTTGATAGTCT ACTGTGGTGAAAAGGCTGAAGATGCAGTTGATTACGAAGATATTGATGAAGAGTACGATGGTCCTGAGACTGAAACTGCCAATGAGGAGGACTATTTGTTGCCAAAAAAGGATTTTTTCGCTGCCGAAGCCTCTCTTGAAGTGTTGGCGTGCAAAACTTCTGTCTTTGATGATGAAAATTACGACGAAGAATCTGAAAATGAAGAAGACTTCGTGAATAATGATGCTAAAGTCAATAACATCTCTTTAGCTG TAGAGCAGGAAGAGAGCTTTGTAGATGCATCTAAAGGAGAGAGTGCTTTTGAGGATGATTTACAAGTTGGCTCACCGCAGACTGAAGAATTGGACATTGATGGTCAAAAACCCGAG GGAGGACCTGATGTTTTGAAAAGGTCTATGGCTACACCGTTGCCTGTATTGTATGTGGAAGATGGAAAGGCAGTTTTACGCTTCTCCGAAATCTTTGGTATTCAGGAACCTCATCGAAAGGGAGAAAAGAAAGAGCGT CGTAATTCCATTCCCAGAG ATAGATTCAAGTCTTTGGATTTATCTGATGATATTGTAGAAGAGGATGAAGAGGAGTTTCTTAAAAGCTTCTCTCAGAGTCTCACACTTACGAAACAGGTTTCTGTAGTACATACTGACGTATCAGAAAACAATAATGTTGACTTGGAATTTCCAAAATTTGGATTTCTTCACGCGGATGCCTCACTTACTGCGAAAGATGATCGGCAACCAAAGGACTCTTGTCTTAGTGGCGAACCAATGAAAGAGGATTTTGCAGAAGATTTTTCCTGGAAAGATCATCCCCTCATGCTAGCCAATTTCTATCCTCTTGATCAGCGAGACTGGGAAAATGAAATCCTTTGGGGCAATTCTCCTGTTACAAGTGACAATAATGTTGAGAGCTGTGAAATTTCTGGACCTGAAATGAGAGCTTCTGGTGGTGGTGACCTAGAAATTGAAAGTGGGATACAGAACTTTCAATCAGTGCCCCAGAAGATACTGGAGGAGAAAGATCGAAATGTATTCACGTGCTGCTCTCCTGTTTCACTGGATCCCTTTGACTCAAGAGATTCAAATGGTGCTAAAACCAATTCAATATCCCAAAGTCTATTTCATCCCCAACTTTTGAGGCTAGAAGTGGACGGTTCTCATCTTGCAGATGGAAGAGGAGCGGATATATCTGAGATGCATAATCAAAGTGGTCAAGTAAAGCGTTTGACCAAGGTTATGTCACAAAACAGAGATCTCATGGATGACTCGTGGATAGACAAGATAATGTGGGGCGAGCATGACCAGCCTAAGATGAAATCAAAGCTTATTTTTGATCTTCAGGATAATCAAATGCACTTTGAAGTTTTGGATAGCAAGGATGGCACTCATCTTCGCCTTCATGCTGGGGCTATGATTTTAACTCGCTCTTTGAAATCAATTAGCGTGGACTCTTCTGAGCTATCGGGACAGGGAGGTCAGTATGGATGGAGATACGTTGCTAATGACAAACACTATTCAAACCGGAAAACTTCTCAGCAACTGAAATCAAACTCGAAAAAACGCTCAGCTCATGGTGTCAAAATTTTTCACTCGCAACCTGCACTGAAGCTGCAGACCATGAAATTGAAGTTGAGCAA TAAAGATATTGCAAATTTTCACCGGCCTAAAGCAATATGGTATCCCCATGACAATGAGGTGGCTGTTAAAGAACAAGGAAAATTACCAACACACGGGTCCATGAAAATTATTATGAAAAGCTTGGGTGGCAAGGGGTGTAAACTGCATGTTGATGCTGAAGAAACTCTCTCTTCTGTTAAAGTAAAAGCTTCTAAAAAGCTAG ATTTCAAGGCATCAGAAAcagtgaaaatattttatttaggtAGGGAGCTTGAAGATCAAAATTCACTCGTTGCACAAAATGTTCAGCCAAACTCCTTGTTACATCTTGTTCGTACAAAGATACAGTTGTGGCCTAGAGCACAAAGGGTTCCTGGTGAGAACAAGTCCTTGCGTCCTCCGGGAGCATTCAAGAAAAAATCTGATATGTCTGTAAAAGACGGACATGTTTTTCTTATGGA GTATTGTGAAGAAAGGCCTTTACTTTTGAGTAATGTTGGAATGGGAGCAAGACTGTGTACATATTATCAAAAGAGTTCGCCAGATGACCAATCTGGTTCCTTATTACGCAACACAAATAGTAGCGTGGGGCATGTTATTTCTCTGGACCCTGCTGATAAATCTCCTTTTCTTGGGGATTTAAAACCTGGTTGCAGTCAGTCATCACTTGAGACAAATATGTATAGAGCACCCATATTTACTCATAAAGTTCCATCAACTGACTACCTGCTGGTTCGTTCTTCAAAGGGAAAGCTATCATTAAGGCGcattgataaaattaatgttgTTGGACAGCAG GAACCTCTCATGGAGGTGTTTTCACCTGGAAGTAAAAATCTTCAGACTTTCTTGATGAACAGGATATTGGTACACATGTGCCGTGAATTCCAAGCAGCAGAGAAGCGACACTTGTCTCCATACATTCGCATTGACGATTTTCTTTCGCAGTTTCCTTACCTATCAGAAGCCTCATTCCGTAAGAGGATCAAAGAATATGCCAATTTACAG AGGGGTGCAAATGGACagtcaatttttgttaaaaagcgAAATTTCCGCATGTGGTCGGAAGATGAATTGAGAAAAATGGTGACACCAGAGCTT GTTTGTGGCTATGAAAGTATGCAAGCTGGCCTCTACCGCTTAAAACATTTAGGAATAACTGAAACACATCCTAATAATATTTCATCTGCAATGAGTCGTCTTCCTGATGAAGCAATAGCGCTGGCTGCTGCGTCACACATTGAGAGGGAACTGCAAATTACTCCTTGGAACTTGAGTAGCAATTTTGTGTCCTGTACAAGCCAG GGTAAGGAAAATATTGAACGGATGGAAATTACTGGTGTTGGTGATCCATCAGGTCGCGGCTTGGGTTTTAGCTATGCTCGGGCACCTCCAAAGGCACCAGTGTCTAGTGCAATGGTGAAGAAAAAAGCGGCTGCTGGCCGGGGAGGTTCAACTGTTACTGGTACAGATGCTGATCTACGTAGATTAAGCATGGAGGCTGCACGAGAG GTACTTCTTAAGTTCAATGTTCCTGAGGAAGTCATTGCAAAGCAAACCAGATGGCATCGCATTGCTATGATACGCAAACTTTCAAGTGAGCAAGCTGCGTCTGGGGTTAAGGTTGATCCAACGACAATAGGAAAATATGCTCGTGGCCAACGAATGTCCTTTCTTCAGTTACAGCAGCAGACCAGAGAGAAGTGTCAAGAGATTTGGGATCGACAAGTTCAGAGTTTGTCAGCTTTAAATGGTGATGATAATGAGAGTGATTCAGAAGGGAATAGTGATCTAGATTCTTTTGCTGGAGATCTGGAGAATTTGCTTGATGCTGAGGAATTTGAAGAGGGAGAAGAAGCTACTAATGACTTAAAACGTGATAAGGGAGATGGTGTTAAGGGTCTTAAAATGAGAAGACGAACAACCTTGGCCCAGGCAACAGAGGAAATGGAAGATGAAGTAGCCGAGGCCGCTGAATTGTGCAGGTTGCTTATGGATG ATGATGAAGCTgacaagaagaaaaagaagaaagccAGGGTTATGGTGGATGCAAGACGATTGATACCAAAATTGCAATCAAAATTTATCTTTGACAACACTGAACCAGTAAAGCAAATAACAAATGTATTGCAACTTGATGGAACTAATCATTTTAAGGAGGATGCAACTACAGATCACAGGGAG GAGGAAAACTTTTCTGCTAAAAAAAGCAAATCAGTGAAGGTCAATAAAGCAAAGAAGAATGAGATTTCACCTATTAGTCtacctaataaaaaaattaaattaaatatgggAGAAGGAAGAAAG AACCAGGTATTTAAGGAGAAAAAACCATCAAGGGAAACTTTCGTTTGTGGAGCATGTGGCCAG CTTGGGCACATGCGTACGAACAAGAACTGTCCGAAATATGGTGAAGATCTAGAGGCACAACTTGAATCTACAGACATGGAAAAATCAATTGGAAAATCCAGCTTTGTTGATCCCTCTAGCCAGTCCCAGCATAAACTCACCTCCAAAAAGCCGATATCAAAAATCACAACAAAAGTTGCTCCAGTTGATAATTCAACAAAAATTCCATTGAAGTTCAAATGCAGTTCCACAGAGAAATCTTCTGATAGACCTGCAATAGAAACGCTACAGAGTGCTGACAAACCAGTCACTTCTGACTCAGAAACTGCTAAGTCTGCCAAGAttaataagataattattcCTAACAAGGGGAAATCAGATGATACGCAGGCTGAATCTCTTAAGCATGCTATTGTTATACGCCCTCCTACTGATTCAGGTAGAGGTCAGGTTGATTCTCATAAGTTCCCAATTAAAATCCGCCCGCCTGCAGAAATTGATAGGGAGCAAAGTCACAAAAAGATAATTATAAAACGTACAAAGGATGTTGCTGATCTGGAGCTTGACAGTCCTGGTGGAAACACTGGACTTGAACACAGAAAAACTAAAAGAATTGTGGAATTGGCGAATTTTGAGAAGCACAGAAAGCAGGAGATGATGTATTCAAGTGAGAGTTTGGTAAAATGGAATGCTAAAGAAGATAGAAGATGGTGGGAAGAGCAAGAGAAACGAAGAAATGAAGTGAGACTCAGAGAAGACAAAGCAAGGAGGTATCACAAAGAAGAAATGAGGATTCTCAAGGAACAAGAAAGAGTAGATGAGTTAAAAAGATATGAAGAAGATATTAGAAGAGAGAGGGAAGAAGAAGAGCGGCAAAAAgctaagaagaaaaagaaaaagaaaaagcctGATTTAAGAGATGAATATTTAGATGATCCTAGGGAAAGAAGATATGGTAAGAGGATGCTAGAAAGAGAACGAAGTGCAAAAAGGAGATCCATTGAGTCAGGAAAGATTAGTGGAGATTTTATGCCGCCAACTAAACGTCGAAGAGGGGGAGGAGGAGAG GTTGGTTTGGCAAATATCTTGGAGAGCATTGTGGACGCCATTGTGAAAGATAGGCACGATCTGTCTTTTCTATTTGTGAAACCAGTGTCCAAGAAAGAAGCTCCGGACTACCTGGATATCATAGAGAGACCTATGGATCTTTCCAGAATCCGGGAGAGGGTTCGAAATATGGAGTACAAAAGCCGCGAAGATTTCAGACATGATGTCTGGCAGATTACTTATAATGCCCATAAATATAACGATGGGCGAAATCCTGGGATTCCTCCCCTTGCAGATATGCTTTTGGAATATTGTGATTATTTGTTGAATGAGAATGATGATAGTCTCACTGCTGCTGAAGCTGGTATTGAAATGAAAGATTTTTAA